A genomic region of Lysinibacillus sp. 2017 contains the following coding sequences:
- the yycF gene encoding response regulator YycF, with amino-acid sequence MDKTILVVDDEKPIADILQFNLIKEGYRVICAYDGDEALQKVEEEQPDLMLLDIMLPKRDGMEVCREIRKKYDFPIIMLTAKGSEIDKVLGLEMGADDYVTKPFSTRELIARVKANMRRLNVPAQVEEAQIETNDIEVGSLIIQPDAYLVLKRDESIELTHREFELIHYLAKHIGQVMTREHLLQTVWGYDYFGDVRTVDVTIRRLREKIEDNPSHPLWIVTRRGVGYYLRNPEQE; translated from the coding sequence ATGGATAAAACGATTTTAGTTGTTGACGATGAAAAGCCAATTGCAGATATTTTACAGTTCAACTTAATTAAAGAAGGATACCGCGTGATTTGTGCCTATGATGGTGACGAGGCCCTTCAAAAAGTAGAAGAAGAACAGCCAGATTTAATGCTTTTAGACATTATGTTACCCAAGCGTGATGGTATGGAAGTATGCCGTGAAATACGCAAAAAATACGATTTTCCGATTATTATGCTGACAGCAAAAGGTTCTGAAATTGATAAAGTACTAGGGCTTGAAATGGGTGCAGATGATTATGTGACGAAGCCATTTAGTACGCGTGAGTTAATCGCTCGTGTGAAAGCAAATATGCGTCGATTAAATGTGCCAGCACAAGTTGAAGAAGCGCAAATTGAAACAAACGATATTGAGGTTGGTTCTTTAATCATTCAGCCAGATGCGTATTTAGTATTAAAACGTGATGAATCGATTGAATTAACGCATCGTGAGTTTGAATTAATTCATTATTTAGCGAAGCATATCGGTCAAGTAATGACGCGTGAACACTTATTACAAACGGTGTGGGGCTATGATTATTTCGGTGATGTGCGTACAGTAGATGTAACGATTCGCCGTTTACGTGAAAAAATTGAGGATAATCCAAGTCATCCGTTATGGATCGTGACAAGACGAGGAGTGGGCTATTACTTACGAAATCCTGAACAGGAGTAG
- a CDS encoding M23 family metallopeptidase, translating into MSSNSNKMDLKSKLSLKSLHNGKLRLATIFAVIVSAATFNLGFAEETNKEEFKKIFHVYVANNYMGAVADEAAVQQIVDQKEQAASAQFQNLTISAETDINIIPEQVFEVDTNEQSTLTKLQETITVQAQAYSLKVGDTVIASLKDQNDFEAVIDGLKLQYVSQSQLAELKARTSESPLPELKEKETRLKEVQLSADITGEQITIDPSEVITVQEAIQMLKTGSHETESYVVQAGDVLGSIANTHGLTTAQLLQLNPSITATSVLQIGQQLNMTVEKPFVSVKAIYEKKTLEEIDFVKVVEEDETMLKGEHIVKQEGAKGKKEATYVYIEENGKRTSIVETNENVLVAPEDFVVVIGTKVIPSVGTGSFAWPVNGGHISSQMGHRWGRTHEGIDIARPSDYTIKASDNGIVKTAGKHATYGNYIVIDHNNGYETVYAHLSKIGVSVGQVVEQGTAIGVMGSTGRSTGTHLHFEVHKNGSVMNPLSYLN; encoded by the coding sequence ATGAGTTCGAATAGCAACAAAATGGACTTGAAAAGTAAATTAAGTCTAAAGAGTCTTCACAATGGTAAATTACGATTAGCAACTATCTTTGCAGTAATTGTTTCGGCAGCGACATTCAATCTAGGTTTCGCTGAAGAAACAAATAAAGAGGAATTTAAAAAGATTTTTCACGTATATGTAGCAAACAATTATATGGGCGCTGTTGCAGATGAAGCAGCTGTTCAACAAATCGTTGACCAAAAAGAGCAAGCAGCAAGTGCGCAGTTTCAAAATTTAACCATCAGTGCAGAGACGGATATTAACATTATCCCTGAACAAGTATTTGAAGTAGATACAAATGAGCAATCAACATTAACGAAACTTCAAGAGACCATCACAGTTCAAGCGCAAGCCTATTCATTGAAAGTTGGAGACACTGTCATCGCATCACTGAAGGATCAGAATGATTTTGAAGCTGTAATTGATGGATTAAAGCTTCAATATGTTTCTCAAAGTCAATTAGCTGAATTAAAAGCAAGAACTTCTGAATCTCCTTTACCCGAATTAAAAGAAAAAGAAACACGATTGAAAGAAGTCCAATTGTCTGCAGATATTACAGGTGAACAGATTACAATTGACCCATCAGAGGTCATTACCGTTCAAGAAGCAATTCAAATGTTAAAAACAGGATCACATGAAACAGAAAGTTATGTTGTACAAGCTGGAGATGTGTTAGGTTCTATCGCCAATACACACGGCTTAACAACCGCACAATTATTACAGCTAAATCCTTCTATAACAGCTACTTCAGTTCTTCAAATTGGTCAGCAACTGAATATGACTGTAGAAAAACCTTTTGTTTCAGTAAAAGCAATCTATGAGAAAAAGACATTAGAGGAAATTGATTTCGTTAAAGTTGTAGAAGAGGACGAAACCATGCTTAAAGGCGAACACATCGTAAAACAAGAGGGTGCAAAAGGTAAAAAAGAAGCAACGTATGTATATATTGAAGAAAATGGAAAGCGTACATCAATTGTTGAAACCAATGAAAATGTACTTGTTGCTCCGGAAGATTTTGTTGTTGTAATCGGTACGAAAGTCATTCCATCTGTTGGTACAGGATCATTTGCATGGCCAGTAAACGGTGGGCATATTTCAAGTCAAATGGGGCATCGCTGGGGACGTACACATGAAGGAATTGATATTGCACGCCCTTCGGATTATACGATTAAAGCATCAGATAATGGTATTGTAAAAACAGCAGGAAAACACGCTACTTATGGAAACTATATTGTAATAGATCATAATAATGGTTATGAAACTGTTTATGCCCATTTATCAAAAATTGGCGTATCAGTCGGACAAGTAGTCGAACAAGGTACCGCGATTGGTGTAATGGGTTCAACAGGACGTTCAACAGGGACTCACTTGCATTTTGAAGTTCATAAAAACGGCTCAGTAATGAACCCGTTATCCTATTTAAATTAA
- a CDS encoding adenylosuccinate synthase encodes MTAVVVVGTQWGDEGKGKITDFLSKKADAIARFAGGDNAGHTIKIGEETYKLHLIPSGIFYSDKLSVIGNGVVINPKSIVTELKGLQARGVDTSNLRISNRAHVILPYHIHQDIVDEASRGDQKIGTTAKGIGPCYQDKVGRIGIRIADLLDKPTFEKKLSANLELKNRLFTKFYEVEGLNFEDIFEEYYAYGQEIAKYVTDTSKVLNDVIDEGGKVLFEGAQGIMLDVDQGTYPFVTSSNPVAGGIAIGSGVGPNVVERVVGVCKAYTSRVGDGPFPSELLDEIGHQIREVGREYGTTTGRPRRVGWFDAVVVRHSRRVSGITDLALNSIDVLSGLETVKICTAYNYNGEVITEYPANLEIIEKCEPIYEELPGWSEDITSIRTLEELPENARNYVNRVVELTGINLMTFSVGPAREQTNIVNDIWV; translated from the coding sequence ATGACAGCAGTAGTTGTAGTAGGTACACAGTGGGGAGACGAAGGAAAAGGGAAAATTACAGATTTCCTTTCTAAAAAAGCAGATGCCATTGCTCGTTTTGCAGGTGGAGATAACGCAGGTCACACGATTAAAATTGGCGAAGAAACATATAAGCTGCATTTAATTCCATCAGGTATTTTTTATTCAGATAAATTATCTGTAATTGGTAATGGTGTAGTCATTAATCCAAAATCAATCGTGACAGAGCTGAAGGGTTTACAAGCAAGAGGTGTGGATACATCAAATTTACGTATTTCAAACCGTGCACATGTGATTTTACCTTATCATATCCATCAAGACATCGTGGATGAAGCAAGCCGTGGCGATCAAAAAATTGGTACCACAGCAAAAGGCATTGGACCATGTTATCAAGATAAAGTAGGTCGAATTGGTATTCGTATAGCAGATTTATTGGATAAACCAACTTTTGAAAAAAAATTAAGTGCAAATTTAGAATTGAAAAATCGTCTTTTTACAAAGTTTTATGAAGTAGAGGGCCTAAATTTTGAAGATATTTTTGAAGAATATTATGCTTATGGTCAAGAAATTGCGAAGTATGTAACTGACACATCAAAGGTATTAAATGATGTAATTGATGAAGGCGGAAAGGTATTATTTGAAGGGGCACAAGGTATTATGCTAGATGTCGATCAAGGTACGTATCCATTCGTAACGTCTTCTAATCCAGTAGCAGGCGGAATTGCGATTGGATCAGGTGTTGGTCCAAATGTTGTTGAGCGTGTTGTTGGCGTGTGTAAAGCGTATACATCTCGTGTAGGGGACGGGCCATTCCCTTCAGAATTGCTTGATGAAATTGGTCATCAAATTCGTGAAGTAGGTCGCGAATATGGTACAACAACAGGACGTCCTCGTCGTGTGGGTTGGTTTGATGCAGTTGTCGTTCGTCACTCTCGTCGTGTGTCAGGAATTACAGATCTAGCACTTAACTCAATTGACGTATTATCAGGTCTTGAAACGGTTAAAATCTGTACTGCCTACAACTACAATGGTGAAGTAATCACAGAGTACCCAGCAAACTTAGAAATTATTGAAAAATGTGAGCCGATTTATGAAGAGCTACCAGGTTGGTCAGAAGATATTACAAGTATCCGTACATTAGAAGAACTCCCTGAAAATGCACGTAACTATGTGAATCGCGTTGTCGAACTAACAGGGATTAACTTAATGACATTCTCTGTAGGGCCAGCACGTGAGCAAACGAATATTGTGAATGATATTTGGGTATAA
- the dnaB gene encoding replicative DNA helicase, with product MNESMMDRVPPHNNEAEQSVIGAIFLDPQALITASEIVIADDFYHIAHQKIFQTMLNLSDKGNAIDVVTVTEELSAKKELEDVGGLSYLTELASAVPTAANIAHYAKIVEEKALLRRLIRVASKIADDGYTREDEVEILLAEAEKKMLEVSNRKNAGDFKHVKDVLVQTFDNIEQLQSRDGDVTGIPTGFRDLDKMTAGFQRNDLIIVAARPSVGKTAFALNVAQSVAVKARENVAIFSLEMGADQLVMRMLCAEGNIDAQRLRTGALEPEDWSKLTMAMGSLSNSGIYIDDSPGVRMTDIRAKCRRLAKEQGLGMILIDYLQLILGSGKPGENRQQEVSEISRSLKGLARELKVPVIALSQLSRGVEQRQDKRPMMSDLRESGSIEQDADIVAFLYRDDYYDKESESKDIIEIIIAKQRNGPTGTVSLAFRKEYNKFLNLEFTPPPREE from the coding sequence ATGAACGAATCCATGATGGACCGCGTTCCTCCACATAATAATGAAGCCGAGCAATCGGTCATTGGCGCGATTTTCCTTGATCCACAAGCACTTATAACAGCATCTGAAATTGTTATTGCTGATGATTTTTATCATATTGCACATCAAAAGATTTTCCAAACGATGCTGAATTTAAGCGATAAAGGAAATGCGATAGATGTTGTCACTGTTACAGAAGAGTTATCAGCAAAGAAAGAGTTAGAAGATGTTGGAGGGCTTAGTTATTTAACGGAGCTTGCCAGTGCTGTTCCAACGGCTGCAAATATTGCACATTATGCAAAAATTGTGGAGGAAAAGGCACTTTTACGCAGACTGATTCGTGTTGCATCAAAAATTGCAGACGATGGGTATACGCGTGAAGACGAAGTAGAAATACTTTTAGCAGAAGCTGAAAAGAAAATGTTAGAAGTTTCTAACCGAAAAAATGCGGGAGACTTTAAGCACGTAAAAGATGTATTAGTTCAAACATTTGATAATATTGAGCAATTGCAATCACGTGACGGTGATGTGACAGGTATTCCAACAGGATTCCGAGATTTAGATAAGATGACAGCTGGGTTTCAACGTAATGATTTAATCATTGTTGCAGCCCGTCCATCCGTTGGTAAAACAGCTTTTGCACTGAATGTTGCACAAAGTGTAGCAGTAAAGGCTCGTGAAAATGTAGCCATCTTCTCACTGGAGATGGGTGCAGACCAACTTGTCATGCGTATGTTATGTGCTGAAGGGAATATTGATGCACAACGCTTACGTACAGGGGCATTAGAACCGGAAGATTGGAGCAAGCTGACCATGGCAATGGGAAGTTTATCAAATTCAGGTATTTATATTGATGACTCACCGGGCGTTCGTATGACGGATATTCGTGCAAAATGTAGACGACTAGCAAAAGAGCAAGGATTAGGAATGATTCTAATCGATTACTTACAGCTTATTTTAGGTAGTGGGAAACCAGGCGAAAACCGTCAGCAAGAAGTATCGGAAATTTCACGTTCGTTAAAAGGGTTAGCACGTGAATTAAAAGTACCTGTAATTGCCTTATCACAGCTTTCACGTGGTGTAGAGCAGCGCCAAGATAAGCGTCCGATGATGAGTGACTTACGTGAATCTGGTTCGATTGAGCAAGATGCTGATATCGTTGCCTTTTTATACCGTGATGACTACTACGATAAAGAATCGGAAAGCAAAGATATTATCGAAATTATCATTGCTAAGCAACGTAACGGTCCAACTGGTACGGTAAGTTTAGCCTTCCGAAAAGAGTATAATAAATTTTTAAATTTAGAATTTACCCCGCCACCTCGAGAAGAATAG
- the rplI gene encoding 50S ribosomal protein L9, giving the protein MKVVFLKDVKGSAKKGDIKEVAEGYGRNFLIKNGFAKEANNQAISELQGQKRLEEKNTAAELQAAKDLKEQLEAITVEVKAKSGEGGRLFGSVSTKQIADALQKKHGFKVDKRKMECNDGIRSLGFSNVPVKLHHKVKATLKVHVIEE; this is encoded by the coding sequence ATGAAAGTAGTATTTCTAAAAGATGTTAAAGGCTCAGCTAAAAAAGGTGATATTAAAGAAGTGGCAGAAGGATACGGCCGTAACTTTTTAATTAAAAATGGTTTTGCAAAAGAAGCAAATAACCAAGCAATAAGCGAATTACAAGGTCAAAAACGCTTAGAAGAAAAAAATACAGCGGCTGAATTACAAGCAGCAAAAGATTTAAAAGAACAATTAGAAGCAATCACAGTCGAAGTGAAAGCAAAATCAGGTGAAGGTGGCCGCCTATTTGGTTCAGTATCAACGAAGCAAATTGCGGACGCATTACAAAAGAAACATGGCTTTAAAGTCGACAAACGTAAAATGGAATGCAACGACGGAATCCGTTCACTGGGCTTTTCAAACGTTCCTGTAAAGTTACACCATAAAGTAAAGGCTACTTTAAAAGTACATGTAATTGAAGAATAA
- a CDS encoding DHH family phosphoesterase — translation MGIFRKRPIRYPLLALFILGIVAAILIMNWNVWIGIAYILVFACIIYYTLKIEVVTYSETEKYIESLSYRMENVGEEAFLEMPFGILIMNEKFMVDWANPFMLKVLKAESLIGHEIYALSEDLHVFVNQDQKNEMTLTIHNRKYHVFYKKEERLLYFFDITKQVEIETKYFADRTVLGILFIDNYDEITSGMDDQARSLTNTMVTSIVNEWAAHYDMYAKRFASDRFVIVLNESILEQLEQKRFSILDVMRERTMQKNLSLTLSIGVGAGSQSLLELGQLAQSSLDLVLGRGGDQVAIKQADGKIRFYGGKTNPVEKRTRVRARVISHALRDLIQDSDRVFVMGHKNPDMDSIGASVGVRKMAAMNGVEGYIVVNFNEVRGSVGRLMKELEDKTDFYDRFITPEDALSKMTSKSLVVIVDTHKPSLVIDDRLLSKTDKVIVIDHHRRGEEFISNPTLVYMEPYASSTAELVTELLEYQPKNEKVVTLEATALLSGIIVDTKSFTLRTGSRTFEAASYLRTLGADTVLIQRLLKEDVDTYVARSKIIQTIQFPHKGIAVANGEDSKIYDSVLIAQTADILLTLKDVGASFVIAHRSDGLIGISARSLGEINVQLVMEKLGGGGHLTNAAAQIEAGSIDEARKYLNQAITEVVEGSKES, via the coding sequence ATGGGGATTTTTCGTAAAAGACCAATTCGTTATCCACTTTTAGCACTATTCATACTCGGAATAGTAGCAGCTATCCTTATTATGAATTGGAATGTATGGATCGGAATTGCCTATATTTTAGTTTTTGCATGCATCATTTATTATACGCTGAAGATAGAAGTAGTTACTTATTCAGAAACAGAAAAATATATTGAATCTTTGTCCTATCGCATGGAAAATGTAGGGGAAGAAGCTTTTTTAGAAATGCCTTTTGGGATTTTGATTATGAATGAAAAGTTTATGGTAGACTGGGCGAATCCGTTCATGTTGAAAGTATTAAAGGCTGAATCGTTAATTGGTCATGAAATTTATGCACTTTCAGAGGATTTACATGTATTTGTTAATCAAGATCAAAAAAACGAAATGACTTTAACCATCCATAATCGAAAATATCATGTATTTTATAAAAAGGAAGAAAGATTATTATACTTCTTTGATATAACGAAACAAGTGGAAATTGAAACAAAATATTTTGCCGATCGTACAGTACTAGGAATTTTATTCATTGATAATTATGATGAAATTACATCTGGTATGGATGACCAGGCACGCAGTTTAACAAATACAATGGTTACGTCCATTGTTAATGAATGGGCTGCCCATTACGATATGTACGCTAAGCGCTTTGCATCGGATCGCTTTGTCATTGTATTAAATGAATCAATTTTAGAACAACTTGAGCAAAAGCGTTTCTCCATTTTAGATGTGATGCGTGAACGAACGATGCAAAAGAATCTTTCGTTAACGTTAAGTATTGGGGTTGGTGCAGGTTCACAGTCATTATTAGAGCTTGGCCAGCTAGCTCAGTCGAGTCTTGACTTAGTATTAGGACGTGGAGGCGACCAAGTAGCAATTAAACAAGCGGATGGGAAAATTCGATTTTACGGAGGCAAAACAAATCCGGTTGAAAAACGAACGAGAGTACGTGCGCGTGTCATCTCGCATGCACTGCGTGATTTAATTCAAGATAGTGATCGTGTCTTTGTTATGGGACATAAAAATCCAGATATGGACTCTATTGGAGCGTCAGTAGGGGTACGTAAAATGGCCGCGATGAATGGAGTAGAAGGGTATATTGTTGTAAACTTTAATGAAGTTCGTGGCAGTGTCGGTCGATTAATGAAAGAGTTGGAAGATAAAACGGACTTTTATGATCGCTTCATTACACCTGAAGATGCGCTATCAAAAATGACTTCAAAATCATTAGTAGTTATTGTCGATACACATAAACCAAGTCTTGTTATTGACGACCGTTTGTTGAGTAAAACCGATAAAGTCATTGTGATTGACCACCACCGACGCGGGGAAGAATTTATTTCAAATCCTACACTTGTTTATATGGAGCCGTATGCTTCATCTACAGCAGAGCTAGTGACCGAGTTATTAGAATATCAGCCTAAAAATGAAAAGGTTGTCACGCTAGAAGCAACAGCACTTTTATCTGGTATTATAGTGGATACAAAAAGCTTTACATTACGAACAGGTTCTCGAACATTTGAGGCAGCTTCCTATTTACGTACATTAGGTGCCGATACCGTTCTTATTCAACGGTTATTAAAAGAAGATGTTGATACGTATGTTGCCCGTTCAAAAATAATACAAACGATACAATTTCCTCACAAAGGAATTGCAGTTGCAAACGGCGAAGATTCAAAAATATATGATTCTGTATTAATTGCACAAACAGCAGATATTTTACTGACACTAAAAGATGTTGGGGCTTCGTTTGTTATTGCACATCGTAGTGATGGGTTAATTGGAATTAGTGCACGTAGCTTAGGTGAAATCAATGTACAGCTCGTTATGGAAAAGCTTGGTGGTGGTGGGCATTTAACAAATGCGGCAGCACAAATCGAAGCAGGTTCGATTGACGAAGCTAGAAAATATTTAAATCAAGCAATTACTGAAGTAGTCGAAGGGAGTAAGGAATCATGA
- a CDS encoding YybS family protein, which produces MQNNQSRNVAHGAMMVALFTVLMAIVFYVPVVNIIAMLFAPLPIIWYSATHDRKSSLLVAIIAVIVTFFVGGLLILPASLIFAAAGVMIGDALFNKKSKVYMFLSTSVVLLITFAIQYVASVRLLEIDFIKESLDLMRSSYIDSIKIAEKMSGQNTSKEVMDNINSMLDTLETTIPASITMAVLLLSLVLITVNLPLLKRFKVDVPKFAKFSELRLPRAVLWYYLIALTINLFVQPEAGSSFAMAMLNISMILWVLLTIQGISFIHFALDAYKQPRFLKVLCTLIAIPLYSFVILIGIIDLGFNARGFIQEKSQK; this is translated from the coding sequence ATGCAAAATAATCAATCAAGGAACGTAGCACATGGGGCAATGATGGTTGCACTATTTACAGTATTAATGGCCATTGTTTTCTATGTACCAGTGGTGAATATCATTGCGATGCTTTTTGCACCATTACCTATTATTTGGTACAGTGCGACCCATGATAGAAAGTCTTCATTATTAGTGGCAATTATCGCCGTCATCGTTACTTTTTTTGTTGGTGGTTTACTCATCTTACCAGCCTCATTAATTTTTGCAGCGGCCGGTGTCATGATTGGTGATGCTCTCTTCAATAAGAAAAGTAAAGTTTATATGTTTTTATCTACAAGCGTTGTACTTTTAATTACATTTGCTATTCAATATGTAGCGTCTGTTCGTTTATTAGAAATTGATTTTATTAAAGAATCACTTGATTTAATGAGATCAAGCTACATAGATTCAATAAAAATAGCTGAAAAAATGTCAGGGCAAAATACATCGAAAGAAGTTATGGATAATATAAATAGCATGCTCGATACGCTTGAAACGACCATTCCTGCTTCTATTACGATGGCTGTATTATTATTATCATTAGTATTAATTACGGTAAATTTACCACTTTTAAAGCGTTTTAAAGTAGATGTGCCTAAGTTTGCAAAGTTTAGTGAATTACGCTTACCGCGAGCTGTCCTATGGTATTACTTAATTGCATTAACCATTAATTTATTTGTACAACCAGAGGCAGGTTCATCATTCGCAATGGCCATGTTAAATATCTCCATGATTTTATGGGTATTGTTAACAATACAAGGGATTTCGTTTATCCATTTTGCACTTGATGCATATAAACAACCAAGATTCCTTAAAGTATTATGTACATTAATTGCGATTCCGTTATATTCATTTGTAATTTTAATAGGTATTATTGATTTGGGCTTTAATGCCCGAGGATTTATTCAAGAAAAGAGTCAAAAATGA
- the rpsR gene encoding 30S ribosomal protein S18, which produces MMAPRRGGRKRRKVCYFTSNNITHIDYKDVDLLKKFISERGKILPRRVTGTSAKYQRKLTTAIKVSRIMALLPFVAEDK; this is translated from the coding sequence ATAATGGCACCACGTCGCGGAGGCCGCAAACGCCGTAAAGTTTGCTACTTCACTTCAAACAACATTACGCACATCGACTACAAAGATGTAGATTTATTAAAAAAATTCATCTCTGAGCGCGGTAAAATTTTACCACGTCGCGTAACAGGTACTTCAGCTAAATACCAACGTAAACTTACAACTGCTATCAAAGTTTCACGTATTATGGCTTTATTACCATTCGTTGCAGAAGATAAATAA
- the ssb gene encoding single-stranded DNA-binding protein encodes MINRVVLVGRLTKDPELRYTPSGVPMARFTIAVNRTFSNQSGEREADFIGCIAWRKQAENLANFMKKGSLIGVEGRIQTGSYEGQDGKRVYTTDVVADAVQFLEPRGGAGTSQGMPNQQYGGGQNYGGQPSYNNQPNQQFGGAQPQESFGSNQQPPQNQQNYTRVDEDPFANSKGPIEVSEDDLPF; translated from the coding sequence ATGATTAACCGTGTTGTATTAGTCGGAAGACTTACAAAGGATCCAGAGCTTCGTTATACACCGAGTGGCGTTCCAATGGCACGTTTTACAATTGCTGTAAATCGTACTTTTTCGAACCAATCGGGTGAACGCGAAGCAGATTTCATAGGTTGTATTGCTTGGAGAAAACAAGCTGAAAACTTAGCGAACTTCATGAAAAAAGGAAGTTTGATTGGTGTAGAGGGTCGTATTCAAACAGGTAGCTATGAAGGACAAGATGGGAAGCGTGTATATACGACAGATGTTGTTGCAGATGCTGTGCAGTTCTTAGAACCACGCGGAGGAGCAGGCACATCTCAAGGTATGCCAAACCAACAGTATGGTGGTGGACAAAATTATGGTGGGCAACCGTCATATAATAATCAACCAAACCAACAATTTGGGGGAGCACAACCACAGGAATCTTTTGGTTCTAATCAACAACCACCTCAAAATCAGCAAAATTATACACGTGTAGATGAAGATCCATTTGCGAATAGCAAAGGACCTATTGAAGTGTCTGAGGACGATTTACCGTTCTAA
- the rpsF gene encoding 30S ribosomal protein S6, with protein MRKYEVMYVIRPNIEEDAKKALVERFNEIFTSNGAEIVEAKEWGKRRLAYEINDFREGFYQIVKVNAETAAINEFTRLANISEDIIRHIAVREDDK; from the coding sequence ATGAGAAAGTATGAAGTAATGTACGTAATCCGCCCAAACATTGAGGAAGATGCGAAAAAAGCTTTAGTAGAGCGTTTTAACGAAATCTTCACTTCAAATGGTGCAGAAATCGTAGAAGCAAAAGAGTGGGGTAAACGTCGTTTAGCTTACGAAATCAACGACTTCCGCGAAGGTTTCTACCAAATCGTGAAAGTTAACGCTGAAACTGCTGCTATCAACGAATTCACTCGTTTAGCTAACATCAGCGAAGACATCATCCGTCACATCGCAGTTCGCGAAGATGACAAATAA
- a CDS encoding DUF3267 domain-containing protein produces METNIPITIALNMKKLARDNIIFTILLLILFILSNALIHQRFKANFSLWDLLLVFIGYCILIILHEVFHLIGFMLFGKVKYKELDYGVNFQLGVAYATTKKPLKNAAMKKALLLPFWTTGVIPTIIGFSIDNFTLVILGALLIAGAIGDFYMYKELKKFPNDATVKDDPKEPKLYVYIQ; encoded by the coding sequence ATGGAAACAAATATACCGATTACCATTGCACTTAACATGAAAAAATTAGCCCGTGACAATATTATTTTTACAATTTTACTACTCATTCTTTTTATCCTAAGTAACGCACTTATTCATCAACGCTTTAAAGCAAACTTTTCACTTTGGGATCTATTACTTGTATTCATTGGCTATTGTATCCTTATTATACTGCATGAGGTGTTTCATTTAATCGGCTTTATGTTATTTGGTAAAGTTAAATATAAGGAGCTTGATTATGGAGTGAACTTCCAACTCGGAGTTGCTTATGCCACAACGAAAAAACCATTAAAAAATGCAGCCATGAAAAAGGCTTTGTTACTGCCATTTTGGACAACGGGTGTCATTCCAACAATCATTGGCTTTTCAATCGATAATTTCACACTCGTTATATTAGGCGCTTTACTTATTGCTGGAGCAATTGGTGACTTTTATATGTACAAAGAACTCAAAAAATTTCCAAATGACGCAACCGTAAAAGATGATCCAAAAGAGCCCAAATTATATGTTTATATTCAATAA